Proteins from one Salarias fasciatus chromosome 14, fSalaFa1.1, whole genome shotgun sequence genomic window:
- the LOC115400066 gene encoding uncharacterized protein LOC115400066 produces the protein MRVKLKRRLCYRGHQLFQTVTWSKLMQALHKLKQIHPQYSEITIREEAELCDPTLPDDDDDDDDDDERMEEEFDEADLMEIDRFEKDALCENEAEDGLDVLSCDGEEPENRPEEQQEGDMPNGGFALESCLQPPNVAEEIMSFSEGIYCVAPAERNSPVGFFKTPKLEAMAFPVQFPTGQNTLDESRRVKLSPSSYFKSRLFSIDDRFARDSNYLFFAQFVIEVHLATNSMTIQLRKGKAMTRDGRKITSGMLQDRREVEKLVRNREAFRFMRALRGTPANWHQKTSELFAMIRQLGTPTFFCTFSAAEMRWPEVIEAIKRQQGEEVNFEELDWSEKCDILRSNPVTAMRMFDKRVEALFRDLLLSPAQPLGKVVDFFYRVEFQHRGSPHIHCLLWVEGAPVFEKDDDQTVCDFVSRYITAQLPDPHTQPDLYKKVSEVQKHSQT, from the exons ATGAGAGTGAAACTGAAGAGACGCCTGTGTTACCGAGGACATCAGCTCTTCCAGACTGTCACCTGGTCTAAACTGATGCAGGCCCTGCATAAACTCAAACAGATCCACCCACAGTATTCTGAAATCACTATCAGAGAAGAAGCTGAGCTGTGTGACCCCACCCtgcctgatgatgatgatgatgatgatgatgatgatgaaaggatggaggaggagtttGATGAAGCAGACTTGATGGAGATTGACAGGTTTGAGAAAGATgctctgtgtgaaaatgaggcTGAGGATGGTTTAGATGTTCTGTCGTGTGATGgtgaagaaccagagaacagACCTGAAGAACAGCAGGAAGGTGACATGCCCAATGGTGGCTTTGCTCTGGAATCTTGTCTTCAGCCTCCTAATGTTGCAGAGGAAATCATGTCTTTCAGTGAAGGAATCTACTGTGTTGCTCCTGCTGAAAGAAACAGTCCAGTCGGCTTTTTTAAGACCCCTAAACTTGAGGCCATGGCTTTCCCTGTACAGTTTCCTACAGGTCAAAACACCCTGGATGAGAGCAGACGTGTCAAACTGTCACCCAGCAGTTACTTCAAATCCAGACTTTTCTCCATTGATGACAGATTTGCCAGAGACTCTAATTATTTGTTCTTTGCACAGTTTGTGATTGAGGTTCACCTGGCTACCAACAGCATGACCATCCAGTTGAGAAAAGGCAAAGCCATGACCAGAGATGGACGAAAAATAACCTCAGGGATGCTGCAAGACAGACGTGAAGTAGAAAAACTTGTGAGAAACCGCGAGGCTTTTCGCTTCATGAGAGCATTACGTGGTACTCCGGCCAACTGGCACCAGAAAACCAGTGAACTGTTTGCCATGATAAGACAGCTGGGCACTCCCACCTTCTTTTGTACGTTTTCAGCTGCTGAGATGCGATGGCCTGAAGTGATTGAAGCAATCAAGAGACAACAAGGTGAGGAGGTGAATTTTGAAGAGCTGGACTGGTCAGAAAAATGTGACATCCTGAGAAGTAATCCTGTGACAGCAATGCGCATGTTTGATAAGCGAGTGGAGGCCTTGTTCAGAGATTTGCTGCTTTCGCCTGCTCAGCCACTGGGTAAAGTTGTGGACTTCTTTTATCGAGTGGAGTTTCAGCACAGAGGAAGTCCTCACATTCACTGCCTGCTCTGGGTTGAAGGTGCCCCTGTGTTTGAAAAGGATGATGatcagactgtgtgtgattttgtgtccAGATAcatcacagctcagctgccTGACCCTCACACTCAACCCGACCTGTACAAGAAAGTCAGTGAAGTCCAGAAGCACAGTC AAACGTAA